The stretch of DNA TGGTGTTCCAGCCGCGTGTTCCAGCCGCGGTCGATCAACAGATCCTCACCATAGTAGATCTCCGTACCCACTGCGGTGATCAGCAGGTCGGGCGCGGGGATCTGGTTTATCTTTAAATGGTCCCGGGCGGATTTCAGGTCACGACCCGTGGCTGCGCCAAAACCCACGCAGTCGCGGTGTTGTTTGATATCCGTTACCAACCGCGCCAATTCGTTTTCCGGTCCACCGGTCATGGTATCGTCGATGTCACAGATCAGGAAATAGCGCAAGGCGGTTAAGCGGCGTCCGATTGCCGGTTGCCGGGCTGCGGACACGGCGGGTGCCGGGCGTTTAGCCAAATCCCCGATGCGCTCTAGGTAGGATTGAACATGCGCGTCCCAGGTGTAATGCTCTTTGACGTTAACAATACCGTTGCGGGACATGCGTTTCCACTCTCTGGTATGGGTGATGACCCGACGGATGGCGGCGGATATTTCTTTGCTGTTGGTCGGATCAACCAGCACACCGTTGTCCAGGTTGGCGATGATATCCCGGGGGCCTCCGTCCCGGGTGGCCACCAGCGGAACTCCACTGGCGGAGGCTTCGATCAGGGTCAGTCCAAAAGGTTCGGTCAGGGCCACGTTGACAAACACTCCGCGTTTCTCCGCGGCTATGCGGTAGAGAGCCGGCACTTCGTATTCAGAGTCGTGCCGCTTGGGAATGGCCATGCGGCCGTAAAGATCGTATCGATCCATGAGCAGCAGCATTTCCGTGAGGACTTCACGTTCGTTCTCTTCCTTGGCCTCGATGTCTTTGCGAATGCCGGCGAAAATGGCCAGATTGGCCATGGTTTGAAGATCGGCATCTTCACCATACGCCCGGATCAGGCCGGAGATGTTTTTGCGTTTTTCGGGGCGGCATAAAGTCAGGACCAATGGACGATCCGGGTGGATAAGGAAACGATGAAGTTCTTCCTGCAGGGATGCCTGGGCAAAGATCTGCTCGTCGTGCTGGGGGTGTTCGGGGAGGGAGTCCATGTAGTACGGATAGAATTTTTCCAGGTCGACTCCCGGAGGAACCACTGCAAATGTCGGCTTGTCTTTGTTTTCGTATTGACCGTACTGGGTCTGGACTTCCTGGCGGGTGCTGGCCACCACCAGGTTGCTGTGTTGCAAAACCTCTTCCTCAACGGCGATGCGACGCCGGATGTGGAAGCGGCGGTCGATCTCTTCCATGCCCATGCCGTTTTCCTGCAACCGCGCCAGCTTGGATCGCCCCAACGAGTGCCCCGTGAACACGAAAGGGGTATCGAAAAAGCGGGACAAGCGCTGGGAAACGTAACCGGCATCAGCGTAATGGCCGTGAAAAAAGTCGGGAACTTCACCCTGGCGCTTGATAAAAGTAATGGTGCGGTTGATGAATTCATCCAAGTGGGGCCAGAGCCGTTCTTTGCGCACGTATTTTAATCCACCGCAGCGGACTCGAATGATGCGGCATTTTTCGTTGATCTCTTCCACTTCCCGGGCATAGTCCTCTGAAACGCGCGGGTCGGAAATCAGGCGCGTGAACAGGTCCACGCGGCGGATTTCCGGGCAGCGACTGAGACTTTTGGCCAGTTCCACTACGTAGAGGGTTTGACCTCCGGTATCAGCGTCCCTGCCCAATTCCAGGTTGTGTCCCCGAATCAGGCCGTGAATGCTGAACATCTGGATGGTTAAAGATTTCTTGGCCATGCTTTACTCCTTGGCGCTGCTTTTTGAGATGAATTTGCGGTAGAAATCACTGTTTTCCGGAACCGCTCCGGGAAGTCTGCACACCGCCGCGGCCAGGCGGCCGGCCCTTTCCAGCATCTGTTCCGGATTTTCATTGTGTAACGCTCCCTGGGCCAGCGCCGCACAAAAGGCGTCTCCCGCACCCACGGTGTTGACCGGGTCCGACACAATTGTACCCGCGGATTCGGTAAATCCCGATTCCGAAAACAGGATACTGCCTGATTTTCCCCGCGTCAATGCGACCAAGGATATGGTGAAGCGGGATGAAATGCGTTCCATGCATTCTCGCGGGGTGCCGGACAAATCCAGAGTCCGGCAGAGATAATCAAGTTCTTCTCGGTTCAGTTTCAAAATATGGCACAGTTCCAGGCAGCGGATTACCCGGTCACGAACTACATTTCCCCGGCGCAGGTTGAGGTCGCACAAAAAAGTTGAGGTCCGGTTGAAATGTGTTGCCAACTCCTCGATCAACCCGGCTCCGGTCGGCGTGCGTTGCACCAACGAGCCGAAATACAGCATTTGCGGAGAAAAATCTTTCAACCATGTCGTGAGGGCCGGGTCGAGCCCGATGTGATCCCAGGCCGCCGGACGAATGGCATAGGCGGGATCACCCGAGTCACTGAAGCTGACATGCACGGCCCCGGTGGGCGTGTGGGGATCCACTTGCAAGAGGCGGGGATGAAAACCGAAAGCAACCAGTTTCGCTTGAATGCAATTTCCGTGATCATCGTCGCCGACCCGGGTTAACAGTTGCGCATCCATGCCCAGACCCCGTGCGTGGACGGCGAAATTGCAGGGAGCTCCCCCGAGGCGTTTCCCGCCGGGGAAGTGGTCAAACAAGACTTCCCCCACTGCCAGGATTCGGTCAGGCGTTTGATGGGGCGTTGCCATGGTCTGGTGGATTGGGGCTGCGGCGTTTGCGGCGAGTACGGGCGGGTTCGACCTTGATGGCATTTCCCCGCAGAACAATTCCGTTTACGCCCTTGATTGCCGTAGCGGCCTCGTCGGAACGTCCCATCTCCACAAAACCATAGCCTTTATCTCTCATCAGGCGGATATGGCGGACCCTGCCGAAATATGAGAATTGCTCATGCAACTCCCGTTCCGGAAGGTCCCCGGGTATGTTGAACACGAACAAAGTCCGTTGACTCATGGTTCACCTCCTGTGACGTTGTTCCCCCGGTTTCGCCGACATGAGGCATGTTCCTTCCGGACAATTTGCGTGATGGCTGATTGGCAGGGTCGGCGTTCCGGGTATCCGGAAGGGCGCCCGGGATATTAAAAGAACCTACTTTCTCTCACGCAGTTCATGTTATAAATTATTATAACAGAAAAGCAACGGGTTGATAAACCGCATCTCGCAATCCGGGCCGGAATAGTGCCGAACCGGGCATTCGCCGGGCAAATCCCCTGCATTCGTTGCATTCCATTGAACGCAATGCTACACTAACTATAAGGAAGTCCTTCCGGAAAATGCGGATTTTCCATTCTTTTCACGCCGCATTCCGGGAGCGAGAGAGGAGGTTGACGTGAAAATGATCACTGATATGTTCCAGACAGCTGATTGGAAGAAAGAGAAGCATGCTCCGGTTATACAGGCTCCGCGTTTCAAGGCGGGTGAACTGATGACTGTAACCGTCAATGTGGGGGAAGAGATCGTTCATCCCAATACCACTGCTCACCACATCGCCTGGATCGAAGTCTATTTTCTGCCCCGGGATGAAAAATTCCCCTTCATGCTGGGACGCCACTCTTTTGACAGCCACGGCGCGTCCGCCCAGGGCGCGGATACCAGCACCGTATATACCGAACCCCACTTTGCTTTTCGGTTTCGCAGCGAAAAGCCGGGAACAATTATGGCCATTTCCTATTGCAATATCCATGGTTTGTGGTCCGCCGCGGTGGAATTGGAGTAACCCGGTCCGCATTTTTCAAAGACTTTCCCGGCAGTCGGGGATTCGGAAGGTTTAAATGAGCACCTATTCTCAAAAGCCCTTTTCATCGGTCAATCCCAAAGGAACCATCGCGATTTTAACCGGAGGCGGTGATGTCCCCGGGCTGAATCCCGCCATCCGTGCCGTCACCATCCGTGCCATCGGGGAGGGCTATCGCGTACTGGGGATCAGACGAGGCTGGTCGGGTTTGTCGAATATCCGGCGGGAACGTGGGGCCGACAATTCTCGTTGCGTGCAGGAACTGACGACCGAGACGGTGCGCCGGGTGGGGCGTACGGGAGGCACGTTTCTGCATTCATCCCGAACCCTGCCCAGTCGAATCCCCGCTCAATTTGTCCCCACCCACCTGGTGGACACATATGGCGAGGCATGCAATGACCTGACCCCGGAAGTGCTGAAAAACCTGGAGTTTCTCGGCATTGACACCCTGATCGCTATCGGTGGTGATGATACGCTGGGATATGCCGTCCGCCTTCACAAAGAAGGCTTGGCAATAATCGGGATTCCCAAGACCATGGACAACGATGTGCCGGGTACCGATTATTGTATCGGTTTCTCTACCTGTGTCACCCGGGTTATTTCACTTGCCGACAGTTTGCGCACCACGGCCGGATCCCATGAGCGCTTCCTGGTGATGGAAGTATTCGGCAGGTATGCCGGTTTCACCGCGTTGCTTCCCACCTTGGCGGGGGCGGCGGACCGTTGTGTCATTCCGGAGCATACTTTTCACATGGACGATTTGTGCCGATTGCTGGTGGAAGACCGACTGCGCAATCCCAGCCGCTATGCCGTGGTCCTGGTGTCGGAGGGGGCTACCTTTCACGGCCAGGACATGGTATTTGAAGACACGGAACGCGACATGTTCGGCCATGCCAAGCTTGGCGGCATCGGCGAACTGGTGGCCCGGCAATTGAAACGTCTTTCGCCGCGGTATGGAGAAAAGCAGGCGATCAACTGTATTTCCCAGAAGCTGGGGTACCTGGTACGGGCCGGGGAACCTGACTCCCTGGACTCAATCGTTCCCCTCACATT from Candidatus Aminicenantes bacterium encodes:
- a CDS encoding HAD-IIB family hydrolase, with the protein product MAKKSLTIQMFSIHGLIRGHNLELGRDADTGGQTLYVVELAKSLSRCPEIRRVDLFTRLISDPRVSEDYAREVEEINEKCRIIRVRCGGLKYVRKERLWPHLDEFINRTITFIKRQGEVPDFFHGHYADAGYVSQRLSRFFDTPFVFTGHSLGRSKLARLQENGMGMEEIDRRFHIRRRIAVEEEVLQHSNLVVASTRQEVQTQYGQYENKDKPTFAVVPPGVDLEKFYPYYMDSLPEHPQHDEQIFAQASLQEELHRFLIHPDRPLVLTLCRPEKRKNISGLIRAYGEDADLQTMANLAIFAGIRKDIEAKEENEREVLTEMLLLMDRYDLYGRMAIPKRHDSEYEVPALYRIAAEKRGVFVNVALTEPFGLTLIEASASGVPLVATRDGGPRDIIANLDNGVLVDPTNSKEISAAIRRVITHTREWKRMSRNGIVNVKEHYTWDAHVQSYLERIGDLAKRPAPAVSAARQPAIGRRLTALRYFLICDIDDTMTGGPENELARLVTDIKQHRDCVGFGAATGRDLKSARDHLKINQIPAPDLLITAVGTEIYYGEDLLIDRGWNTRLEHQWKPGKIRDLLKKLDFLTPQPEEAMQPFKVSYFMEPGKDRLTAIHKLLSDHNLRYSLVYSSERDLDILPYRASKGKALRYFARKWDIPLSHVLVCGDSGNDAGMLRGECPAVVVANHQPELESLRKSRRVYFARSPYAAGVREGIAHYKWWKRAKGVSSS
- a CDS encoding ATP-dependent 6-phosphofructokinase — translated: MSTYSQKPFSSVNPKGTIAILTGGGDVPGLNPAIRAVTIRAIGEGYRVLGIRRGWSGLSNIRRERGADNSRCVQELTTETVRRVGRTGGTFLHSSRTLPSRIPAQFVPTHLVDTYGEACNDLTPEVLKNLEFLGIDTLIAIGGDDTLGYAVRLHKEGLAIIGIPKTMDNDVPGTDYCIGFSTCVTRVISLADSLRTTAGSHERFLVMEVFGRYAGFTALLPTLAGAADRCVIPEHTFHMDDLCRLLVEDRLRNPSRYAVVLVSEGATFHGQDMVFEDTERDMFGHAKLGGIGELVARQLKRLSPRYGEKQAINCISQKLGYLVRAGEPDSLDSIVPLTFGNLALDLILSGISGRLVVLCNGRYGDKPIEEVTSHRKLINVEEYYHTERLRPLYKSFHNKPFMLLTGN
- a CDS encoding superoxide reductase, with the protein product MITDMFQTADWKKEKHAPVIQAPRFKAGELMTVTVNVGEEIVHPNTTAHHIAWIEVYFLPRDEKFPFMLGRHSFDSHGASAQGADTSTVYTEPHFAFRFRSEKPGTIMAISYCNIHGLWSAAVELE
- a CDS encoding RNA-binding protein: MSQRTLFVFNIPGDLPERELHEQFSYFGRVRHIRLMRDKGYGFVEMGRSDEAATAIKGVNGIVLRGNAIKVEPARTRRKRRSPNPPDHGNAPSNA
- a CDS encoding carbohydrate kinase; translation: MPSRSNPPVLAANAAAPIHQTMATPHQTPDRILAVGEVLFDHFPGGKRLGGAPCNFAVHARGLGMDAQLLTRVGDDDHGNCIQAKLVAFGFHPRLLQVDPHTPTGAVHVSFSDSGDPAYAIRPAAWDHIGLDPALTTWLKDFSPQMLYFGSLVQRTPTGAGLIEELATHFNRTSTFLCDLNLRRGNVVRDRVIRCLELCHILKLNREELDYLCRTLDLSGTPRECMERISSRFTISLVALTRGKSGSILFSESGFTESAGTIVSDPVNTVGAGDAFCAALAQGALHNENPEQMLERAGRLAAAVCRLPGAVPENSDFYRKFISKSSAKE